Genomic DNA from Pistricoccus aurantiacus:
ATCAACCAGCAGCAAATCGCCATCGTGGATGCCCAGCGGCCCCATGCTGTCGCCGGTGACAGTCATGAAAAAAGTGGCCGAGGGGCGCTTCACCAGGCGCTCGTTGAGATCCAGGGTGCGACCATCGTAGTCTTGGGCAGGGCTGGGAAAGCCCGACAGCCCGGCGCGAGTAAGGGGTAAAGGGTGGGGCAACGGCAGCAATGGTGGTGCTGGGTCAGCTAGGATGAGTGTTGTGTATGCCATGAGGGCTCTTCTCCATACCTGATTTTTATACAGTGTCAGGCAGAAAGCAGCATATGCCAAGACCAGATTGCCACGAAGGTTGCGAGCAGCCATACCATGATGGTGCTAATCTGGCTGAGAATTCGGCATAGCAAGGGAGTGCGGAATGGCAACCAGTAACTGTAAATCAACGAACCGTATACCGACTCAGACAGCATGTCTGCTTACGACCCTAAGCGGCCATACCAGCACAGTCGTTCGGCATCTAATTTTTGCTAGGTGGGGTCCAGCCAGCATGAGCCAATAATGAATTCTATTTTTGTCAGAATTTTTGGATTGTATGAAAATTGAGCCGCAAATGGTGGTGTCGGCCTTTGGAGCACATTGTTGTAACTATTTAGTATTAGCTATGGTGAGGATTTATGGCGTTTAAAAAACCGTCTGCGCAAGTTCCTGTCCCGGAGAGTCCAGATCGACTTTTTCGAGATTTGCCTCGCCGCAAGCACCCGAGCCTATATGATCACCAAGGACAGGTTCTCCGCACATACGTTTCCGAGGCACTAAGAGCACCAGATGTAGCGCTCCAGTTGCCAACCGGCAGTGGAAAAACCCTCGTTGGACTATTACTAGCTGAATGGCGACGACGCAAGTACGGCGAGCGGGTAGTCTACCTTTGTCCTACTAGGCAGCTTGTGAGTCAAGTGGCTGACGAAGCATCTGACAAGTATGGACTGTCTGTTCAGGCTTTTACTGGCTCTGTGAAGAACTACACGCCCGATGCGAAAGCTGCCTATTTAGATGGAAATAAAGTGGCTGTCACAACTTACAGCAGTCTATTTAACACCAACCCGTTTTTTGAAGATCCAGATATTATCCTTGTCGACGATGCTCACGCGTCAGAGAACTATATTGCTAGTCAGTGGACAGTCCATATCAGTAGGTTTGGCGAGGATCAGAGTCTGTTCGATGCTGTCGCTAGCGTGCTTAAAAGCCAATTGTCAAAGACCAGCTATGCCCGCATGATCGGGGAAAGAGATGGTTTTGACGACATGACATGGGTCGATAAGATTCCAAGCT
This window encodes:
- a CDS encoding LexA family protein; this translates as MAYTTLILADPAPPLLPLPHPLPLTRAGLSGFPSPAQDYDGRTLDLNERLVKRPSATFFMTVTGDSMGPLGIHDGDLLLVDRSITPRPGHILIALVDGEITVKRYQMIKQRPYLCSGNPEYAPIPIADLDCQVWGVVRSVIHEYPV